One window from the genome of Bacillus carboniphilus encodes:
- the treP gene encoding PTS system trehalose-specific EIIBC component, whose protein sequence is MSVNKESVREIIEAVGGKENIAAATHCVTRLRFALKDEAIVDKEKLENIDLVKGAFSASGQYQVVIGQGTVDKVYKELAAQTGIEHASKEDVKNEAAQKLNPLQRAIKTLADIFIPILPAIVTAGLLMGINNLLTADDLFYDGTSVIAVHPQWADLAGIINLIANTAFTFLPALIGWSAVKKFGGNPVLGIVLGSMLVHPELLNAWGYGSALQEGNVPTWNILGMTVEKVGYQGQVLPVLVASYLLAKIEIFLRNRVHDSIQLLVVGPVALLVTGFLAFLFIGPVTFAIGNMITDAVVTVFDNFSIIGGLLYGGLYAVLVITGMHHTFLPIDLQLLSSGNGTFLWPILVMSNIAQGSAALAMMYVGRKNEKLRGLALTSGISAYMGITEPAMFGVNLRYRYAFISGIVSSAIAGAFISFFGVRANSIGVGGLPGILSIMQEYWIVFAIGMLISIVLPFVLTILFAKIKGEKIQA, encoded by the coding sequence ATGAGTGTCAATAAGGAGTCTGTTCGTGAGATTATTGAAGCTGTTGGCGGAAAAGAAAATATCGCAGCTGCGACTCACTGTGTAACGCGTCTCAGATTTGCCTTAAAGGATGAGGCAATTGTAGATAAGGAAAAATTAGAAAATATTGACCTAGTAAAAGGTGCTTTTTCTGCTAGTGGACAATATCAGGTTGTTATTGGTCAAGGGACGGTTGATAAAGTTTACAAGGAATTAGCAGCCCAAACTGGAATTGAACACGCATCAAAAGAAGATGTAAAAAATGAAGCAGCACAAAAGTTAAATCCGCTTCAAAGAGCGATTAAAACATTAGCTGATATTTTTATTCCTATTTTACCGGCAATTGTTACAGCAGGTTTATTAATGGGGATTAACAACCTTCTAACAGCAGATGATCTTTTTTATGATGGAACATCAGTCATTGCGGTTCACCCACAATGGGCCGATTTAGCCGGAATTATAAACTTAATTGCGAATACTGCTTTTACCTTCTTGCCAGCACTGATTGGTTGGTCAGCGGTTAAAAAATTCGGGGGAAACCCAGTGCTTGGTATCGTACTAGGTTCTATGCTTGTGCACCCTGAGCTATTAAACGCATGGGGTTATGGAAGTGCTCTTCAAGAGGGAAATGTACCGACATGGAACATACTTGGTATGACCGTTGAAAAAGTAGGGTACCAAGGGCAAGTTCTCCCTGTTCTAGTTGCATCTTACCTATTAGCAAAGATTGAAATTTTCTTAAGAAATCGAGTGCACGATTCCATTCAATTGTTGGTGGTTGGACCTGTTGCACTTTTAGTAACAGGATTCCTTGCATTCTTATTTATTGGTCCAGTCACATTTGCTATCGGAAATATGATTACAGATGCGGTTGTAACAGTGTTTGACAACTTCTCTATTATCGGTGGGCTTTTGTACGGTGGTTTATATGCAGTATTAGTTATTACAGGAATGCACCACACGTTCTTGCCAATCGATTTACAGCTTCTAAGTTCAGGAAACGGTACATTCTTATGGCCAATTCTCGTAATGTCTAATATTGCTCAAGGTTCTGCAGCTTTAGCGATGATGTATGTAGGCCGTAAAAATGAAAAACTACGTGGCCTTGCTTTAACGTCAGGAATTTCAGCGTACATGGGGATCACAGAACCAGCGATGTTCGGGGTCAACCTTCGCTATCGTTATGCATTCATCAGTGGTATTGTATCTTCGGCGATTGCAGGTGCCTTTATTTCATTCTTTGGTGTCCGTGCAAACTCCATTGGTGTCGGAGGACTTCCGGGAATTTTATCCATCATGCAAGAGTATTGGATCGTATTCGCAATCGGAATGCTAATCTCAATCGTACTTCCATTTGTATTAACGATTCTGTTTGCAAAAATTAAAGGTGAGAAAATCCAAGCTTAA